A section of the Citrus sinensis cultivar Valencia sweet orange chromosome 8, DVS_A1.0, whole genome shotgun sequence genome encodes:
- the LOC127899367 gene encoding zinc finger BED domain-containing protein RICESLEEPER 1-like: MLTTALKFRLAFDRMAYEDKLYDAYFREEEGGKKKVGPPGSYDWDNARRMVRFLRIFYEATLSFSSSLRVTSSTCYNEICKVEKALNTMADSLDPHISMIASSMKENFEEYWEGSSKINKLLIVASILDPRGKMNFATLCFETLYGKDSAKCAEMKDVVKDVLNKLFEAYSAQHLKPSARASASTFSSESVSAFPSESAGVSANNGLTFMDEDDEVFEDPFSKYTEMVAVTRDHIELSNELDLYLMESVEYQAPNALGAPFDILLWWKANSSKYPILSQIARDVLAIPVSTVASESAFSTGGRILDEYRSSMTPDMVEALILTQNWLRTSLFVDSTTNLQVLVEENGFMDALTKAWTDLLHFLSVVARYFAMMVVNYC; this comes from the exons ATGTTAACGACGGCATTGAAGTTTAGATTGGCATTTGATCGAATGGCATATGAGGATAAGCTTTATGATGCTTATTTTCGTGAAGAAGaaggtgggaaaaaaaaagttggacCACCAGGAAGTTATGATTGGGATAATGCTCGTCGGATGGTCAGGTTTTTAAGGATTTTTTATGAGGCCACactatcattttcttcttcactgAGGGTGACATCTAGTACGTGCTACAACGAGATATGCAAAGTTGAAAAGGCTTTGAATACAATGGCGGACAGCCTTGACCCACATATTAGTATGATAGCAAGTAGCATGAAGGAAAATTTTGAGGAGTATTGGGAGGGGTCTTCGAAGATAAACAAGTTGTTGATCGTTGCTTCTATATTAGATCCACGAGGgaaaatgaattttgcaaCACTTTGCTTTGAGACTTTATATGGTAAAGATAGTGCAAAATGTGCTGAGATGAAAGATGTGGTGAAGGATGTGTTAAACAAGCTTTTTGAAGCATACAGTGCTCAACATTTAAAACCAAGTGCTAGGGCAAGTGCGAGTACATTTTCGAGTGAAAGTGTGAGTGCATTTCCGAGTGAAAGTGCGGGTGTTAGTGCTAATAATGGGCTGACTTTTATGGATGAAGACGATGAGGTATTTGAGGACCCTTTCTCCAAATACACTGAGATGGTTGCTGTCACTAGAGATCACATAGAATTGTCAAATGAACTAGATCTTTACTTGATGGAGTCAGTTGAATATCAAGCGCCTAATGCATTGGGGGCtccatttgatattttattgtgGTGGAAAGCTAATAGTTCGAAATACCCAATTTTGTCTCAAATAGCTAGAGATGTACTTGCCATTCCGGTATCTACAGTTGCATCTGAGTCCGCCTTTAGCACAGGAGGTCGTATTTTAGATGAATATAGGAGTTCTATGACTCCTGATATGGTGGAAGCATTGATACTGACACAAAATTGGTTGCGAACTTCACTTTTTGTTGATTCAACGACAAACCTTCAAGTGTTGGTGGAGGAAAACGGGTTTATGGATGCTCTTACAAAAg cATGGACTgatttgcttcattttctatCCGTTGTTGCTCGATATTTTGCTATGATGGTGGTTAATTATTGCTAA